One window of the Niallia circulans genome contains the following:
- a CDS encoding DUF3298 and DUF4163 domain-containing protein, protein MDRKLEKMKKDYLNIPIPNELEKQTHRSIKRYRTLRRISKNAIFLAASILLFITTVNISPAAASTLSDIPFLNKVIKVVTITEWKETKKNSELDIKTPEVTGLENKTLSQTLNQQYVQESKELYSKFMQETANDNGNYSLESGYIVKTDDDLLLSLGRYTIETKASAAESIRYDTIDKQNELLITLPSLFKDDSYIDAISSYILHEMNKQMKADIGSYFVKSDTDPEGFDKIDPYQNFYINKQHQLVICFNEYEVAPGYMGTVEFPIPSDVIKDYLVSDLYIR, encoded by the coding sequence ATGGATAGAAAATTAGAAAAGATGAAAAAGGATTATTTGAATATACCCATACCAAATGAACTGGAGAAACAGACACATAGATCGATTAAACGATATCGTACTTTGAGAAGAATTTCAAAAAACGCTATCTTCTTAGCTGCTTCCATCCTTTTATTCATTACAACGGTCAATATAAGTCCGGCAGCAGCAAGCACCTTATCAGATATACCTTTTTTAAACAAAGTCATTAAGGTCGTTACAATAACAGAATGGAAAGAAACGAAGAAGAATAGTGAGCTAGATATTAAAACGCCTGAAGTAACTGGCTTAGAGAATAAAACTCTTTCTCAGACATTAAACCAACAATACGTTCAAGAATCAAAAGAGCTTTATTCTAAATTTATGCAAGAAACAGCAAATGATAATGGAAACTACTCGCTCGAAAGTGGCTATATCGTTAAAACAGATGATGATTTGTTATTATCGCTTGGTCGATATACGATCGAAACAAAAGCATCTGCTGCAGAATCTATTCGCTATGATACGATCGATAAACAAAACGAACTGTTAATCACATTACCAAGTCTATTTAAAGATGATTCTTACATTGATGCTATCAGTTCGTACATTTTACATGAAATGAACAAGCAAATGAAAGCAGACATCGGAAGCTATTTTGTAAAAAGTGATACCGATCCAGAAGGGTTTGATAAAATCGATCCATACCAAAATTTCTATATAAACAAACAGCATCAATTGGTCATTTGCTTTAATGAATACGAAGTAGCACCAGGGTATATGGGGACAGTTGAATTTCCCATTCCATCCGATGTGATAAAGGATTATTTAGTAAGTGATTTATATATAAGATAA
- a CDS encoding cation diffusion facilitator family transporter, producing the protein MDKKYADLKLGERAAILSIITYIILASVKLIIGNSTDSQALKADGWNNFTDIIASVAVLIGLRLSQKPADKDHPYGHWKAETVASLIASFIMMSVGLQVLYQAISSFFTHSRQAPDLVAAYTAIACGAVMFFVYRINLRLGKKINSQAVKAAAKDNFSDSMVSFGTAVGIFGAQLNLGFLDPLAACIVGLLICKTAWGIFRETTHYLTDGFDVLLIDKYKKTILHTDGVKAVKEIKARNYGNNPVVDVVITVNQQLDITHAHDISSAVENALINEFNVLEVHVHIEPDEETQ; encoded by the coding sequence ATGGATAAAAAATATGCAGACTTAAAGCTCGGAGAACGAGCCGCGATATTAAGCATTATTACATATATTATTTTAGCATCAGTGAAATTAATTATTGGAAATAGCACTGATTCGCAAGCTTTAAAAGCAGATGGATGGAATAATTTCACCGATATTATTGCTTCTGTTGCCGTTTTAATCGGGTTGCGGCTATCTCAAAAACCAGCTGATAAAGACCATCCTTATGGCCATTGGAAAGCGGAAACTGTTGCTTCGTTAATTGCTTCCTTTATTATGATGAGTGTTGGATTACAAGTATTATACCAAGCAATCTCTTCCTTCTTTACTCATTCTAGACAAGCACCTGATTTAGTGGCAGCATATACAGCTATCGCCTGTGGTGCTGTTATGTTCTTTGTCTATCGGATCAATTTACGATTGGGAAAAAAAATAAATAGCCAAGCTGTAAAAGCAGCAGCGAAAGATAATTTTTCTGATTCGATGGTTAGTTTTGGTACTGCTGTCGGTATTTTTGGAGCACAATTAAACTTGGGATTTTTAGATCCGCTAGCGGCCTGTATTGTCGGCCTGTTAATTTGTAAAACAGCTTGGGGAATTTTCCGAGAAACCACTCATTATCTGACAGATGGTTTTGACGTTTTATTGATTGATAAATATAAAAAGACCATTTTACATACAGATGGCGTTAAAGCTGTTAAAGAAATTAAAGCAAGAAATTATGGCAATAACCCAGTCGTGGATGTCGTCATTACCGTTAACCAGCAGCTAGATATTACTCACGCCCATGATATCTCTTCAGCCGTAGAAAATGCCTTAATAAATGAATTTAATGTGTTAGAGGTTCATGTCCATATTGAGCCAGACGAAGAAACCCAGTAA
- a CDS encoding TraX family protein produces MTTTLIKIIALIFMLIDHIGEFIPGTPVYLRWGGRIAAPIFIYFVIIGMTHTSNKHRYLFRLYIASVIMACVNVFINQNYNTGVGLTNNFFATLFTVALLIYVIDKRSWRYFSIYLIWQMISTVLSTLITEIFILNTALRYPFYGAIFGNVIYVEGGILFVLLGVVFYLFRNKKQLVISYSIYCLFIFLVYKKWGGSLNPFSQFLLPFADFQWMMILALPLLYFYNGEKGVGLKYFFISFIQYILPFYILLEGKNSITVSQLNESWLFSHSIHSNQKKQRTELAIVRKIIPFYIVEYLHKSIFSFLRYTSKYYSFVSLLGFFVWLNMDMNL; encoded by the coding sequence ATGACTACTACTTTAATAAAAATAATAGCTTTAATTTTTATGCTAATAGATCATATAGGGGAATTTATCCCTGGTACTCCAGTATATTTAAGATGGGGAGGGAGAATAGCAGCACCGATTTTTATTTATTTTGTGATAATAGGTATGACTCACACCTCTAATAAACATCGATATCTCTTCCGTTTGTATATTGCTAGTGTTATCATGGCTTGCGTTAATGTGTTTATTAATCAAAATTATAATACGGGAGTAGGATTAACTAATAATTTTTTTGCGACATTATTTACGGTTGCATTGTTAATTTATGTAATCGATAAGAGAAGTTGGAGATATTTTAGTATCTACTTAATATGGCAGATGATAAGTACTGTGCTTTCTACCCTCATTACAGAAATATTTATATTAAATACAGCTCTGAGATATCCTTTTTATGGAGCTATATTTGGAAATGTAATATATGTAGAAGGGGGAATCTTGTTCGTTTTATTAGGTGTTGTCTTTTATTTATTTAGAAATAAAAAACAATTAGTAATAAGCTATTCAATTTATTGCCTTTTTATCTTTTTAGTATATAAAAAATGGGGAGGCAGTTTAAATCCGTTTTCACAATTTTTACTTCCGTTTGCAGACTTCCAATGGATGATGATTTTAGCTTTGCCATTGCTCTATTTTTATAATGGGGAAAAAGGAGTTGGCTTAAAATATTTTTTTATCTCTTTTATCCAATACATATTACCATTTTATATTTTATTGGAGGGGAAAAATAGTATTACTGTAAGCCAGCTCAATGAGAGTTGGCTATTTTCTCACTCTATACACAGCAATCAAAAAAAGCAAAGGACAGAATTAGCTATAGTGAGGAAAATTATTCCTTTTTATATTGTGGAATACTTACATAAGTCAATCTTCAGCTTTCTCCGTTATACTTCTAAATACTATTCATTCGTTTCTTTACTGGGTTTCTTCGTCTGGCTCAATATGGACATGAACCTCTAA